A genomic stretch from Kribbella amoyensis includes:
- a CDS encoding MFS transporter, whose product MLAGWCLVQLFCNALLAAITAAVPDRVPRVQRGLVGGWVALAQTLGALVGVGLATVVGGIGAGYLACAAFLLVSAVPYLLGSGDQRLAERVPMRWTEFLKGFWISPRRSPDFGWAWLTRFLLNLGNGLGTLYLFFYLQDAVGHDDPDTGVLVLTAIYSLCVVLTAVTSGSWSDRVGRRKVFVTGSGVVMAVAAGILAVWPTWPGAIVGAVVLGTGFGVYLSVDFALLTEVLPSARDRAKDLGVVNIANSLPQVVAPALAAPIVKYLGGYPVLYALAAGVTLLGAILVRQFRTVA is encoded by the coding sequence ATGCTCGCGGGTTGGTGCCTGGTGCAACTGTTCTGCAACGCGCTGCTGGCCGCGATCACGGCCGCCGTACCGGACCGCGTTCCCAGGGTGCAACGTGGCCTCGTCGGTGGCTGGGTCGCGCTGGCTCAGACCCTCGGTGCTCTGGTCGGCGTGGGACTCGCGACCGTCGTCGGCGGAATCGGCGCCGGGTACCTGGCCTGTGCGGCGTTCCTGCTGGTCTCGGCGGTCCCCTATCTCCTGGGCAGCGGCGATCAACGGCTGGCCGAGCGCGTACCGATGCGGTGGACCGAGTTCCTCAAGGGATTCTGGATCAGCCCCCGGCGGTCCCCGGACTTCGGCTGGGCGTGGCTCACCCGGTTCCTGCTCAACCTCGGCAACGGGCTGGGCACGTTGTACCTCTTCTTCTACCTGCAGGACGCGGTCGGCCACGACGACCCGGACACCGGCGTCCTCGTCCTCACCGCGATCTACAGCCTGTGCGTCGTCCTGACCGCGGTGACGTCGGGCTCGTGGTCCGACCGGGTCGGGCGGCGCAAGGTGTTCGTCACCGGATCCGGCGTCGTGATGGCGGTGGCGGCCGGGATCCTCGCGGTGTGGCCGACGTGGCCGGGCGCGATCGTCGGCGCGGTGGTCCTCGGGACCGGGTTCGGGGTGTACCTGTCGGTGGACTTCGCCCTGCTCACCGAGGTCCTGCCGAGCGCGCGTGACCGGGCCAAGGACCTCGGCGTCGTCAACATCGCGAACTCGCTGCCCCAGGTGGTCGCCCCGGCGCTCGCGGCCCCGATCGTCAAGTACCTCGGCGGGTACCCGGTCCTCTACGCCCTCGCCGCCGGCGTCACCCTGCTCGGCGCGATCCTGGTGAGGCAGTTCAGGACAGTGGCCTAG
- a CDS encoding LysR family transcriptional regulator encodes MDVELRHLRCLVAIVEAGSFTDAAIDLGMSQAAVSRTLASLERTLGVRLLHRTSRSVAMTPAGTQLVGRARHLLDELDDIVREARSGHSRFRLGHAWSALGRHTTAFQRQWAKLHPEIELVLVRTNTPSGGLAEGACDLAVVRTAVDEKHFASMVVGVERRHVVIAADDAWARRRSIKLDEVRDRVVLVDRRTGTTSPELWPTGSQPRLEYTADVDDWLALIAAGGHVGITPESTATQYARAGVVFRPLQGAPPVPVRVIWPRQDPHPSTQAAVALITEVYRA; translated from the coding sequence ATGGACGTCGAACTCCGGCACCTGCGCTGCCTGGTCGCGATCGTCGAGGCGGGCAGTTTCACCGACGCCGCGATCGATCTCGGCATGTCCCAGGCCGCCGTCTCGCGGACCCTGGCGAGCCTCGAACGGACCCTCGGTGTCCGGCTCCTGCACCGAACCAGCCGCAGTGTCGCGATGACGCCGGCCGGAACCCAGCTGGTCGGCCGGGCGCGTCATCTCCTGGACGAACTGGACGACATCGTCCGCGAAGCCAGGTCCGGCCACTCCCGGTTTCGGCTCGGCCACGCCTGGTCCGCGCTCGGCCGGCACACCACCGCGTTCCAGCGGCAGTGGGCGAAGCTGCATCCCGAGATCGAGCTCGTCCTGGTCCGGACCAACACCCCGAGCGGTGGTCTCGCCGAAGGTGCCTGCGACCTCGCCGTGGTCCGTACCGCGGTCGACGAAAAGCACTTCGCGAGCATGGTCGTCGGGGTGGAACGGCGGCACGTCGTGATCGCCGCCGACGACGCGTGGGCCCGGCGCCGGTCGATCAAGCTCGACGAGGTCCGCGACCGCGTCGTCCTGGTCGACCGGCGGACCGGCACCACCTCCCCCGAACTCTGGCCGACCGGGAGCCAGCCACGGCTCGAGTACACCGCCGACGTGGACGATTGGCTCGCGCTGATCGCGGCCGGCGGCCACGTCGGCATCACCCCCGAGAGCACGGCCACTCAGTACGCCCGGGCCGGCGTCGTGTTCCGTCCGCTGCAGGGCGCACCGCCGGTACCGGTGCGGGTGATCTGGCCGCGGCAGGACCCGCACCCGTCCACGCAGGCGGCGGTCGCCCTGATCACCGAGGTCTACCGCGCCTGA
- a CDS encoding nuclear transport factor 2 family protein — MTDQALRTTLAYFEAWTGGDFDKAMTYVSPDITCDAPAGRLQGAEAFRAFMGPFAGMLRSAGLRAAYGDDSTALLMYDTETALVAHAPGAERHTVHDGLITHVQIIFDRLPFEEARRGADQAR; from the coding sequence ATGACCGACCAAGCTCTGCGGACCACACTCGCCTACTTCGAAGCATGGACGGGCGGTGACTTCGACAAGGCGATGACCTACGTCTCGCCGGACATCACCTGCGACGCTCCGGCCGGACGGTTGCAGGGGGCCGAGGCGTTCCGCGCGTTCATGGGCCCGTTCGCGGGGATGTTGCGCAGCGCCGGCCTGCGCGCGGCGTACGGGGACGACTCCACGGCGCTGCTCATGTACGACACGGAAACGGCCCTGGTCGCGCATGCCCCTGGAGCCGAGCGGCATACCGTGCACGACGGCCTGATCACGCACGTGCAGATCATCTTCGACCGGCTCCCATTCGAGGAGGCGCGCCGCGGAGCCGATCAGGCGCGGTAG
- a CDS encoding RNA polymerase subunit sigma-70: protein MTIVTDEHAFRGMVQPHLRELHVHCYRMLGSVDDADDLLQETLVAAWRGIDGFAGRSSLRTWLYRIATNLCLNAIRNGRRRPPIAPTPPFEPPEPTRAMDTPWLQPYPDAQEDPASHVVSQETMRLAFVAALQTLPPRQTAALLLGDVLGYSAAEVAEILDVRPTVVKGLLQRARASMTRTQPGPRATTEYDEEVARQFAEAFSRDDVDAVVALLSDDAWLTMPPATHEYLGRAAVDGFLRTSARWRDGRYLVLRPTTANGQPAFGCYLASGDTAEATGILVLTIEQGQVTGITRFLAPHLPQRFGLPAELSRSPRAGSW from the coding sequence GTGACGATCGTGACCGACGAGCACGCCTTCCGCGGGATGGTGCAGCCGCATCTGCGCGAACTGCACGTCCACTGCTACCGGATGCTCGGCTCGGTCGACGACGCGGACGACCTGCTGCAGGAGACCCTGGTCGCGGCCTGGCGAGGGATCGACGGTTTCGCGGGACGTTCGTCGCTGCGGACCTGGCTGTACCGGATCGCCACCAACCTCTGCCTCAACGCGATCCGCAACGGCAGACGCCGCCCGCCGATCGCGCCCACCCCGCCGTTCGAACCACCCGAACCCACCCGCGCGATGGACACCCCCTGGCTCCAGCCGTACCCCGACGCTCAGGAAGATCCGGCGAGCCACGTCGTATCGCAGGAGACGATGCGGCTCGCGTTCGTCGCCGCGCTCCAGACATTGCCTCCACGCCAGACAGCGGCCCTCCTGCTCGGCGACGTGCTCGGGTACTCCGCGGCCGAGGTCGCCGAGATCCTCGACGTCCGGCCGACCGTGGTGAAGGGGCTGCTCCAACGCGCCCGAGCCTCGATGACGCGCACCCAACCAGGTCCGCGCGCCACGACGGAGTACGACGAGGAGGTGGCGCGGCAGTTCGCGGAGGCGTTCAGCCGTGACGATGTCGATGCCGTGGTCGCGTTGCTGTCGGACGACGCCTGGCTCACGATGCCGCCGGCGACCCACGAGTACCTCGGCCGGGCGGCTGTCGATGGCTTCCTGCGGACCAGCGCACGCTGGCGCGACGGCCGGTACCTGGTCCTCCGCCCGACCACGGCGAACGGCCAACCCGCGTTCGGCTGCTACCTCGCCTCAGGTGACACCGCGGAGGCCACCGGCATCCTGGTCCTGACGATCGAGCAAGGCCAGGTCACCGGCATCACGCGGTTCCTCGCGCCGCACCTCCCCCAGCGGTTCGGGCTCCCGGCCGAGCTCAGCCGATCGCCGCGAGCAGGGTCTTGGTGA
- a CDS encoding type 1 glutamine amidotransferase domain-containing protein yields the protein MRKKIAFLVAAEGIERVELTEPWRALKDAGHDPVLLSPGTGEVQTFDHLTPSVKFPVDRPVADASVDDFDALVLPGGVANPDALRQDEESVTFVHDFVGSGKPVAAICHAPWTLVEADVLRGKTVTSWPSLQTDLRNAGATWVDQEVVTDGNLIFSRNPDDLPAFTKTLLAAIG from the coding sequence ATGCGCAAGAAGATCGCGTTCCTGGTCGCCGCCGAGGGCATCGAGCGGGTCGAGCTGACCGAACCGTGGCGGGCCCTCAAGGACGCTGGCCACGATCCCGTGCTGCTGAGCCCCGGGACCGGTGAGGTCCAGACGTTCGACCATCTGACCCCGTCGGTGAAGTTCCCGGTCGACCGGCCGGTCGCCGACGCGTCGGTCGACGACTTCGACGCGCTGGTCCTGCCGGGTGGGGTCGCCAACCCGGATGCGCTGCGGCAGGACGAGGAGTCGGTCACGTTCGTCCACGACTTCGTCGGCTCCGGCAAACCGGTGGCGGCGATCTGTCACGCGCCGTGGACCCTGGTCGAGGCGGACGTGCTGCGCGGGAAGACGGTCACCTCGTGGCCGAGCCTGCAGACCGATCTGCGGAACGCGGGCGCGACCTGGGTCGATCAGGAGGTCGTCACCGACGGCAACCTGATCTTCAGCCGGAACCCCGACGACCTGCCGGCCTTCACCAAGACCCTGCTCGCGGCGATCGGCTGA
- a CDS encoding gamma carbonic anhydrase family protein, translating to MPLFAFEGKRPTVHPEAFIAPTATLVGDVVVEKGASVWYGVVIRADLGRVIIREGANIQDNSVIHVNTGVCEVGKDATVGHLCLVHHCTIGESALIGNGAIVLDGAVVGSRTLVAAGATVTPGAEVPPESVAMGSPAKKIVPLEGTAKLFVDHNAAVYHDLARRHAASVEEVE from the coding sequence ATGCCGCTCTTCGCGTTCGAGGGCAAGCGCCCGACCGTGCACCCGGAAGCCTTCATCGCGCCGACCGCCACGTTGGTGGGTGATGTCGTCGTCGAGAAGGGCGCCTCGGTCTGGTACGGCGTGGTGATCCGCGCCGACCTCGGCCGGGTGATCATCCGGGAAGGGGCGAACATCCAGGACAACTCGGTGATCCACGTGAACACCGGGGTCTGCGAGGTCGGCAAGGACGCCACCGTCGGACACCTCTGCCTGGTCCACCACTGCACGATCGGCGAGTCCGCGCTGATCGGCAACGGCGCAATCGTGCTCGACGGCGCCGTCGTCGGCAGCCGGACCCTGGTCGCCGCCGGCGCGACCGTCACGCCGGGCGCGGAGGTCCCGCCGGAGTCGGTTGCGATGGGCAGCCCGGCGAAGAAGATCGTCCCGCTGGAAGGCACCGCCAAGCTCTTCGTCGACCACAACGCGGCCGTCTACCACGACCTCGCCCGCCGGCACGCGGCCTCGGTGGAAGAGGTCGAGTAG
- a CDS encoding YbjQ family protein: MNQPFPPNPNQPPYPPQQGGYQQGPPPGYAPPPQQGYQQGPPPQQGYQQGPPQQGYGHAPGNYQPVRQSNVPHVAPAGSPYPVLVSTMNDLPGFAAEKVFGEVFGLTVRSRDFGSNFTASFRSLGGGEVPEYTQMLAESRHVAVMRMCQMAQQMGANAILAMRFDCNEIANTMSEVAAYGTAVIVRKEEPPRPQDNNPRPPAGEDDADGKSAS; this comes from the coding sequence ATGAACCAGCCATTCCCCCCGAACCCGAACCAGCCGCCGTACCCGCCGCAGCAGGGCGGATACCAGCAGGGACCGCCGCCCGGGTACGCCCCGCCGCCGCAGCAGGGGTACCAGCAGGGCCCGCCGCCGCAGCAGGGGTACCAGCAGGGCCCGCCGCAGCAGGGGTACGGTCACGCGCCCGGCAACTACCAGCCGGTGCGGCAGTCCAACGTGCCGCACGTGGCGCCGGCCGGTTCGCCGTACCCGGTGCTGGTGTCGACGATGAACGACCTGCCCGGGTTCGCCGCGGAGAAGGTGTTCGGCGAGGTGTTCGGGCTGACGGTCCGGAGCCGGGACTTCGGCTCGAACTTCACCGCCAGCTTCCGCTCGCTCGGTGGTGGCGAGGTGCCGGAGTACACCCAGATGCTGGCCGAGTCGCGGCACGTCGCCGTGATGCGGATGTGCCAGATGGCCCAGCAGATGGGCGCGAACGCGATCCTGGCGATGCGGTTCGACTGCAACGAGATCGCGAACACGATGAGCGAGGTGGCGGCGTACGGGACCGCGGTGATCGTCCGCAAGGAGGAGCCGCCCCGGCCGCAGGACAACAACCCCAGGCCCCCGGCCGGCGAGGACGATGCGGATGGTAAGTCAGCCAGCTGA